Proteins from a genomic interval of Lacticaseibacillus pabuli:
- a CDS encoding Cof-type HAD-IIB family hydrolase encodes MYKLMVSDLDETLLRDDGTISDANVAAIKAASKLGVKFVPNTGRGFASVQALLKILGTYDEPDQYVISYNGGAVVENKNNEVILTNQLPYEHAKQIFDLMYAHPEVGIHVYTLHTLYLYHPRKDDLDYLASRGVEYKIMNDDDFSIFKPKHIMKVIFMNPDIDVRHAIAEPIYEQVKDFADMTYSSNQYAEYNAKGVNKGTATMALAKKLGLNADQVIAFGDNSNDLPMLHAVGMPVSVANGIPAVKDVAKLVTTADYEDGVAEAIHKLILDK; translated from the coding sequence ATGTACAAATTAATGGTAAGCGATTTGGACGAAACATTACTACGCGATGACGGCACAATTTCTGATGCTAATGTCGCCGCAATTAAGGCCGCATCAAAACTGGGCGTCAAGTTCGTGCCAAACACGGGCCGCGGCTTTGCCTCCGTGCAGGCCTTGCTCAAGATTTTGGGGACCTACGACGAGCCTGACCAGTATGTCATCTCCTATAACGGTGGGGCGGTTGTGGAAAACAAGAACAACGAGGTCATCTTGACCAACCAGTTGCCTTACGAGCACGCCAAGCAGATTTTTGACCTGATGTACGCGCACCCGGAAGTCGGCATTCACGTCTACACCCTGCACACCTTGTACCTTTACCACCCACGCAAGGATGACCTGGATTACCTGGCTAGCCGCGGCGTTGAGTACAAGATCATGAACGACGATGACTTTAGCATCTTCAAGCCCAAGCACATCATGAAGGTCATCTTCATGAACCCGGACATCGACGTGCGTCACGCAATCGCCGAACCGATTTACGAACAGGTCAAGGACTTTGCCGACATGACCTACTCATCAAACCAGTACGCTGAATATAACGCGAAGGGCGTTAACAAGGGGACGGCAACGATGGCTCTGGCTAAGAAGCTGGGCCTGAATGCGGACCAAGTGATCGCGTTTGGGGATAACTCGAACGACCTGCCGATGCTGCATGCGGTGGGGATGCCCGTTTCCGTCGCCAACGGGATTCCTGCAGTCAAGGACGTGGCCAAGCTTGTCACGACTGCCGACTACGAGGACGGGGTGGCCGAGGCCATCCACAAATTGATTCTCGACAAGTAA
- a CDS encoding proline-specific peptidase family protein produces MKQGTTILTLDNGYHLWTNTQGTGDIHLLCLHGGPGGTHEYWENFGQELADLGVQVHMYDQLGSFYSDQPDYSDPANQKYLTTDYFLDEVEEVRQKMGLDNFYLIGQSWGGALVQLYALKYGQHLKGAIISSMIDNIDEYVEHVNLCREEALPPSAVKYMQEQEAAGKWDDPQYQKYVDVLNKGFVDRKQPPAISHLIDTTATDVYGAFQGDNEFVVTGKLKDFDLRDQIHNITVPTLLTFGEHETMPVRSAQRMAEVIPHARLVTTPDGGHHHMIDNAPVYFKHLKQFISDVETGNFND; encoded by the coding sequence ATGAAGCAAGGCACAACGATTTTGACGCTTGATAATGGCTACCACCTTTGGACCAATACTCAGGGCACTGGTGATATTCACCTGCTCTGTCTGCACGGTGGCCCAGGCGGCACGCACGAATACTGGGAAAACTTCGGTCAGGAATTGGCTGACCTCGGCGTCCAGGTTCACATGTACGATCAGCTCGGCTCATTCTACTCTGACCAGCCCGATTACAGTGATCCGGCAAACCAGAAGTACCTGACAACCGACTACTTCCTGGATGAAGTCGAAGAAGTCCGCCAGAAGATGGGTCTCGACAACTTCTACCTCATCGGCCAGTCTTGGGGCGGTGCGCTCGTTCAGCTGTACGCGCTCAAGTACGGGCAGCATCTGAAGGGTGCCATCATCTCCTCCATGATTGACAACATCGACGAATACGTCGAGCACGTCAACTTGTGCCGGGAAGAGGCATTGCCACCTTCTGCTGTGAAGTACATGCAGGAACAGGAAGCTGCTGGCAAGTGGGACGACCCACAATACCAGAAGTATGTGGACGTGCTCAACAAGGGCTTTGTCGACCGCAAACAGCCACCTGCAATCAGTCACTTGATTGACACCACGGCAACCGATGTTTACGGCGCCTTCCAGGGCGATAACGAATTCGTTGTGACCGGGAAGCTCAAGGACTTTGACCTGCGCGACCAGATTCACAACATTACCGTGCCAACCCTGCTGACGTTTGGTGAACATGAAACCATGCCTGTCCGTTCCGCACAGCGCATGGCTGAAGTGATTCCACACGCCCGTCTGGTCACCACACCTGATGGCGGACACCACCACATGATTGACAACGCACCGGTTTACTTCAAGCACCTCAAGCAGTTCATCAGCGACGTTGAAACAGGTAACTTTAACGACTAA
- a CDS encoding TVP38/TMEM64 family protein, which produces MPKLFKKPLTHAQRIQVVLITLLVVAASVALIFGLRHSQETQQLLRFFRNYRQYLLDIRHLGPYAGMAFVVVIVLFAVTPGAPTSVTAFVAGAVLGRWLGFTVDVIGLTIGNLIQSRLFQRINAHREEPTSHIYRWLVHFKYPVTGLVIGYAIPFIPTVFVNMAANATKMNLRTHFLACLLGSSVAAFIYAFSADLLVFFTAWKSLLVFVTLAAIIGLTEIGVQIGRNRSRQN; this is translated from the coding sequence ATGCCCAAACTATTCAAAAAGCCACTGACGCACGCGCAGCGGATTCAAGTTGTCCTCATTACCCTCCTTGTTGTTGCGGCCAGCGTCGCCCTGATCTTCGGGCTGCGCCACAGCCAAGAAACCCAACAACTCCTGCGCTTCTTCCGCAACTACCGGCAATACTTGCTGGACATCCGGCACCTTGGTCCATACGCCGGCATGGCCTTTGTCGTCGTCATCGTGCTGTTTGCGGTGACGCCAGGTGCCCCGACCTCCGTGACGGCCTTCGTGGCTGGGGCTGTCCTCGGACGCTGGCTCGGCTTCACGGTCGACGTCATCGGCCTGACGATTGGGAACCTCATCCAGTCCCGCCTCTTCCAGCGCATCAACGCCCACCGCGAGGAACCGACCTCACACATTTACCGCTGGCTGGTGCATTTTAAGTACCCCGTCACTGGCCTGGTCATTGGCTACGCGATTCCGTTCATCCCCACCGTTTTCGTGAACATGGCTGCGAACGCCACCAAGATGAACCTGCGCACCCATTTCTTAGCCTGCCTGCTCGGCTCATCCGTCGCCGCGTTCATCTACGCTTTCTCCGCCGACCTGCTCGTGTTCTTTACCGCGTGGAAATCCCTGCTGGTGTTCGTTACCCTGGCCGCCATCATCGGGCTCACCGAAATTGGCGTGCAAATTGGCCGCAACCGTTCCCGTCAAAACTAG
- a CDS encoding cation:proton antiporter, translating into MNFIITMAIIIGGTTLGGHLFARIGLPVVIGQMLIGIVLGPSLLGWVGMTHSLHDISSIGVVILMFAAGLETDLAQLKKHLLPSAVVATLGVILPLGFVYAFGRSIGTSNVESIFIGIVFAATSVSISVAVLREAGALRTRAGNIILGAAVLDDIIAVLLLGVFTQQEGGDGSNLFVRIVLQGGFFVLVWLIGRYLAAPLLHLSRRLLVPLAVPLTALVLCLALAGLAQVVGLSDALGAFFAGIVVARTKVRDEVDSALNTVGNAVFVPVFFASIGLQLNLGAGMNWWLTAALTVIAVLTKLVGAGVGTLLTGGDMKESFVVGAGMVSRGEMALIIAQIGYSAHLLSSAYYGMIITAIVAATLVAPLLLRLALRESKTAAD; encoded by the coding sequence ATGAATTTTATTATCACAATGGCCATCATCATCGGTGGCACGACGCTCGGCGGGCACCTGTTCGCACGGATTGGCCTGCCAGTCGTGATTGGGCAGATGCTGATTGGCATCGTCCTCGGTCCGAGCTTGCTCGGCTGGGTGGGGATGACGCACAGCCTGCACGATATTAGCAGCATCGGGGTGGTCATCCTGATGTTCGCGGCGGGGTTGGAGACGGATTTAGCACAACTGAAGAAGCACCTCCTGCCGAGCGCGGTCGTCGCAACGCTCGGGGTGATTCTGCCGCTGGGCTTTGTCTACGCGTTTGGCCGCAGCATCGGCACCAGCAACGTGGAGAGTATCTTCATCGGCATTGTATTCGCGGCAACCAGCGTGTCCATCAGTGTGGCGGTGCTCCGTGAGGCGGGAGCACTGCGGACGCGGGCGGGGAACATCATTCTTGGCGCCGCCGTGTTGGATGACATCATCGCAGTTCTGCTACTCGGCGTCTTTACCCAGCAGGAAGGCGGCGATGGCAGTAACCTCTTCGTGCGCATTGTACTGCAGGGCGGCTTCTTCGTCCTGGTCTGGTTGATTGGCCGTTACCTGGCCGCGCCGCTGTTGCACTTATCGCGGCGGCTGCTCGTGCCGCTCGCGGTGCCATTGACCGCACTGGTGCTTTGTTTGGCACTCGCCGGCTTAGCACAAGTGGTCGGATTGTCCGATGCGCTCGGTGCGTTTTTTGCCGGCATCGTGGTGGCACGAACCAAGGTGCGCGACGAAGTGGACTCGGCCCTCAACACGGTCGGTAACGCCGTCTTCGTGCCCGTGTTTTTCGCCAGCATAGGGCTGCAACTTAACCTGGGTGCGGGGATGAACTGGTGGCTGACGGCGGCACTGACCGTGATTGCCGTTCTGACCAAGCTCGTCGGGGCCGGCGTGGGAACACTGCTGACGGGCGGCGACATGAAGGAGTCCTTCGTGGTGGGTGCGGGGATGGTCTCGCGCGGTGAGATGGCACTGATTATCGCCCAAATCGGCTACTCGGCGCACCTACTCAGCTCGGCTTACTATGGCATGATTATCACGGCCATTGTGGCGGCCACACTCGTTGCGCCCCTGTTGTTGCGGCTGGCTCTGCGCGAGTCGAAAACGGCGGCTGATTAG
- the helD gene encoding RNA polymerase recycling motor HelD: MTEDQHAYEQKHLDDIITKLGSAEKRLSKDIVRTKAEAKNINENFFNDFSLNFSNDAESLETAASIQEQQQMLDERRMVERQSQNQLVTVKRLLHSPYFARIDFQEKGEKPETVYIGLGSFSDENGHFLIYDWRAPISSIYYDGGLGKVSYQTPDGTQEATVSLKRQFVLKNGRIETMFDTTETIGDQMLLEVLGEKSDTQMKSIVTTIQREQNQIIRDTDAQLLFVQGAAGSGKTSAVLQRVAYLLYRYRGNLTSSQVIMFSPNQLFSDYIGNVLPELGEQNMVQFTYYQYVTRRMPGMQVQNLFQQFEQQLTDRQQKVEQVKESRAFFKATKAYAKSLESAGVRFRDVKFKGEKFFAKKRIEDIFYSYNENYHMGNRLNATKDRLINMLNRRVKSEMKSQWVQDAVQGLSEEDIRALQSEGPQEFKDSDSEYDFFARKIVLDSFKEIETAVAHNHFLNVRGQYVSFLRTVPELMDLKKFGLTAADWEAETDQFVEDFRARKLSMADATPYMYLYDLMIGRHGDRKMRFVFIDEIQDYTPYQLAYLKASFPKAKFTLLGDLNQAIFTGANARGLMTETAKMFPAEKTRVIQLTQSYRSTAEVTDFTKAILKSGQTIVAFNRQGPKPTIAMRKTEQELLDQTIKQLAVNDKAGQTTAIIAKSLEEAEALWQQLKDAGQETTLIRSENQRLVPGVIIVPSFLAKGLEFDAVIVWRANKANFGDDRERELLYTICSRAMHRLSIMVDGELSPLLAQVPQDLYEEV; the protein is encoded by the coding sequence TTGACAGAAGATCAGCACGCCTATGAACAGAAACACCTCGACGATATCATTACCAAACTGGGATCAGCGGAAAAGCGCCTCAGCAAGGATATCGTGCGAACCAAGGCAGAAGCCAAAAATATTAACGAGAACTTCTTTAACGATTTCTCGCTTAACTTCAGTAACGACGCGGAAAGTCTCGAAACTGCGGCCTCCATCCAGGAACAGCAGCAGATGCTGGATGAACGGCGCATGGTGGAGCGGCAGTCCCAGAACCAACTGGTGACGGTCAAGCGTTTGCTGCACAGCCCATACTTTGCACGGATTGATTTCCAAGAAAAGGGTGAGAAGCCGGAGACCGTCTACATTGGCCTCGGTTCCTTCTCGGATGAAAACGGTCATTTCTTAATTTACGACTGGCGTGCCCCGATTAGTTCCATCTACTATGATGGCGGCCTGGGTAAGGTTAGTTACCAAACGCCAGATGGTACGCAAGAAGCCACCGTTTCTTTGAAGCGTCAGTTCGTGCTGAAGAACGGTCGGATCGAGACCATGTTCGATACGACCGAAACAATTGGGGATCAGATGCTCCTCGAAGTGCTTGGTGAAAAGTCCGACACGCAGATGAAGAGCATTGTGACCACCATCCAGCGCGAGCAGAACCAGATTATTCGGGATACTGACGCGCAGCTCCTGTTCGTGCAGGGGGCCGCGGGTTCTGGGAAAACGTCCGCTGTGCTGCAACGTGTTGCCTACTTGCTCTATCGGTACCGCGGCAATCTGACGAGCAGCCAGGTCATCATGTTTAGCCCCAACCAGCTGTTTTCCGACTACATCGGTAACGTGCTGCCTGAATTAGGTGAGCAGAACATGGTCCAGTTCACCTACTACCAGTACGTGACGCGCCGGATGCCGGGGATGCAGGTCCAGAACCTGTTCCAGCAGTTTGAACAGCAACTGACCGATCGCCAGCAGAAGGTCGAGCAGGTCAAGGAAAGCCGCGCGTTCTTCAAGGCAACCAAGGCGTACGCCAAGAGCCTGGAAAGCGCCGGGGTTCGGTTCCGCGATGTGAAGTTCAAGGGCGAGAAGTTCTTTGCCAAGAAGCGCATCGAGGATATCTTCTACAGCTATAACGAAAACTACCACATGGGGAACCGTCTGAACGCGACTAAGGACCGGCTGATTAACATGCTAAACCGGCGCGTGAAGTCCGAAATGAAATCCCAGTGGGTCCAGGACGCTGTGCAGGGGTTGTCTGAAGAAGACATCCGCGCGCTGCAGAGTGAGGGTCCTCAGGAGTTCAAGGATAGTGACAGCGAATACGACTTCTTTGCACGCAAGATTGTGCTCGACTCCTTCAAGGAAATCGAGACGGCAGTGGCGCACAACCACTTCCTGAACGTTCGCGGTCAGTACGTGTCCTTCCTGCGAACCGTTCCCGAATTGATGGATCTCAAGAAGTTCGGGCTCACCGCAGCGGATTGGGAAGCCGAGACCGACCAGTTCGTCGAGGACTTCCGTGCCCGCAAATTGAGCATGGCCGACGCGACGCCTTACATGTACCTGTACGACCTGATGATTGGTCGCCACGGGGACCGCAAGATGCGTTTTGTCTTCATTGACGAAATCCAGGACTACACGCCATACCAGCTGGCGTACCTAAAGGCCAGCTTCCCGAAGGCCAAGTTCACGCTCCTCGGTGACCTGAACCAGGCTATCTTTACGGGGGCCAACGCCCGCGGGCTGATGACCGAAACGGCCAAGATGTTCCCAGCCGAAAAGACGCGTGTGATCCAGTTAACGCAGTCGTACCGTTCTACTGCCGAGGTGACCGACTTTACCAAGGCCATCCTGAAGAGTGGCCAGACGATTGTTGCGTTCAACCGGCAGGGACCAAAGCCAACGATTGCCATGCGCAAAACCGAACAGGAACTCCTCGACCAGACCATCAAGCAATTGGCCGTCAACGATAAAGCGGGGCAGACAACTGCTATCATCGCTAAGTCGCTGGAGGAAGCTGAAGCTTTGTGGCAACAGCTGAAGGACGCTGGCCAGGAAACCACCCTGATTCGCTCCGAAAACCAGCGTCTGGTCCCAGGGGTTATCATCGTGCCATCCTTCCTGGCGAAGGGCCTCGAGTTTGACGCGGTCATCGTTTGGCGGGCAAACAAGGCAAACTTCGGCGACGACCGTGAACGCGAGTTGCTGTACACGATTTGCTCCCGTGCGATGCACCGTCTGAGCATTATGGTTGACGGCGAACTTTCCCCATTGCTCGCGCAGGTACCACAGGATTTGTACGAAGAGGTTTAA
- the coaA gene encoding type I pantothenate kinase has translation MDLGEQYHIYPRSEWAKLDGHGGKGVTEDEITHLRSVNDTLSMADVSEIYRPLVAYIQMRMAGFNDRLTRQSKFLQTTRRHTPFIVGISGSVAVGKSTTARLLQLMLSRQMPDKKVQMLTTDGFLYPNAELKRRNMSARKGFPESYDMQRLTQFLVDVKADKTVDAPLYSHQRYDVLADEHKTVAQPDLLIVEGINVLQLTPGSPIYYSDLYDLTLYVDAEEDNIERWYLERFATLLDRAADNPDDYYYDRARGSRADSMDWAKQIWRDVNLPNLHEYILPTRDRATVVLHKTRDHSIDEVALRAF, from the coding sequence ATGGATCTTGGTGAACAGTACCATATCTACCCCCGTAGCGAATGGGCCAAGCTTGATGGCCATGGCGGCAAGGGCGTGACGGAAGACGAAATCACGCATTTACGTTCCGTGAACGATACCTTGAGTATGGCTGACGTGAGTGAAATTTACCGCCCACTCGTCGCCTATATTCAGATGCGCATGGCGGGCTTTAACGACCGACTCACGCGGCAGTCCAAATTTCTGCAGACGACGCGGCGGCACACGCCGTTTATCGTCGGCATCAGTGGTTCCGTGGCGGTCGGCAAGAGTACTACGGCCCGCCTGTTGCAACTGATGCTGAGCCGGCAGATGCCTGACAAGAAGGTGCAGATGCTGACGACGGATGGGTTCTTGTATCCAAACGCGGAGCTAAAGCGGCGCAACATGTCGGCGCGCAAGGGATTTCCCGAGAGCTATGACATGCAGCGGCTGACGCAGTTCTTGGTCGATGTGAAGGCGGACAAGACGGTTGATGCGCCCTTGTATTCGCACCAGCGCTATGACGTGTTGGCGGACGAACACAAGACCGTTGCGCAACCCGACTTGTTGATTGTCGAGGGCATTAACGTCCTGCAGCTGACGCCGGGCAGTCCGATTTACTACAGTGACCTCTATGACCTGACGTTGTACGTGGACGCTGAAGAGGACAATATCGAGCGCTGGTACCTCGAGCGTTTTGCGACGCTGCTGGACCGGGCCGCCGACAATCCAGACGATTATTATTACGACCGGGCGCGCGGCAGTCGGGCTGACTCGATGGATTGGGCCAAGCAGATTTGGCGCGATGTAAACTTGCCGAACCTGCATGAGTACATCCTGCCGACCCGTGATCGGGCGACGGTCGTGTTGCACAAGACGCGGGACCACAGTATTGATGAAGTGGCGCTGCGGGCATTCTAA
- the guaA gene encoding glutamine-hydrolyzing GMP synthase: protein MATANKDYDEIIVLDYGSQYNQLITRRIREFGVFSELKPHTISAAEVRKIAPKGIIFSGGPNSVYDKDALGVDPELFELGIPILGVCYGMQLMAKELQGGVVEPADDREYGHVDIQVLEDTKPVLFAGLPEKQAVWMSHGDLVRQAPDGFVVTATSKNCPISAMADDKRKFYGIQFHAEVQNTEYGHEILHHFAFDVCNATANWSMGDFIDDQIKEIRAEVGDKKVLLGLSGGVDSSVVAALLNKAIGDQLVCIFVDHGLLRKNEADQVMESLGKGLGVNIIKVDAHERFYADLKGVTDPEKKRKIIGRDFIEVFNAEATKLHGIDYLAQGTLYTDVVESGTDTAQTIKSHHNVGGLPKDLHFKLIEPLNKLFKDEARELGEKLGIPHELVWRQPFPGPGLGIRVLGEVTEDKLAIVRESDWVLRDEIKKAGLDESIWQYFTVLPGFKSVGVMGDGRTYDYTIAIRAITSIDGMTADFARIDWDVLQKISARIVNEVGHVNRVVYDITSKPPATVEWE from the coding sequence TTGGCAACTGCGAACAAGGATTACGACGAAATTATTGTGCTCGACTACGGTAGTCAGTACAACCAACTCATCACCCGCCGCATTCGCGAATTCGGGGTATTCTCCGAACTAAAGCCGCACACGATTAGTGCCGCTGAAGTTCGCAAAATCGCGCCTAAGGGGATTATTTTCTCCGGCGGTCCTAACTCGGTCTACGACAAGGATGCCCTTGGCGTTGACCCAGAATTGTTCGAACTCGGTATTCCTATCCTCGGTGTATGTTACGGCATGCAGCTGATGGCCAAGGAATTGCAGGGCGGGGTTGTTGAACCTGCCGACGACCGTGAATACGGCCACGTCGACATCCAGGTGCTCGAAGACACCAAGCCAGTGCTCTTCGCGGGCCTGCCAGAAAAGCAAGCCGTTTGGATGAGCCATGGTGACTTGGTTCGCCAGGCCCCAGATGGTTTCGTTGTGACAGCAACTTCAAAGAACTGCCCAATCTCTGCGATGGCAGATGATAAGCGCAAGTTCTACGGCATTCAGTTCCACGCCGAAGTGCAGAACACGGAATACGGTCACGAAATCTTGCACCACTTTGCCTTTGACGTCTGCAACGCCACCGCAAACTGGTCCATGGGTGATTTCATTGATGATCAGATCAAGGAAATCCGTGCCGAAGTCGGTGACAAGAAGGTTCTCCTCGGCTTGTCCGGTGGGGTTGACTCCTCTGTTGTTGCGGCATTGCTGAACAAGGCAATCGGCGACCAGCTCGTCTGCATCTTCGTTGACCACGGCCTGCTGCGTAAGAACGAAGCCGACCAGGTCATGGAGAGTCTCGGCAAGGGTCTCGGTGTGAACATCATCAAGGTGGACGCACACGAGCGCTTCTATGCTGACCTCAAGGGTGTGACGGATCCAGAAAAGAAGCGGAAGATTATCGGCCGCGACTTTATCGAAGTCTTCAACGCCGAAGCAACCAAGTTACACGGCATCGACTACTTGGCACAGGGTACCCTGTACACCGATGTGGTTGAATCCGGTACCGATACAGCCCAGACCATCAAGTCGCACCATAACGTTGGTGGGCTACCAAAGGACTTGCACTTCAAGCTGATTGAACCACTGAACAAGTTGTTCAAGGATGAAGCGCGTGAACTCGGTGAAAAGCTTGGTATCCCGCACGAACTCGTTTGGCGTCAGCCATTCCCAGGCCCTGGCCTCGGTATTCGTGTACTTGGTGAAGTCACCGAAGACAAGTTGGCAATCGTTCGCGAATCCGACTGGGTCCTCCGTGATGAGATCAAGAAGGCCGGCCTCGACGAATCTATCTGGCAATACTTCACCGTCTTGCCTGGATTCAAGTCCGTCGGTGTCATGGGTGATGGCCGTACCTACGACTACACCATCGCTATCCGTGCGATTACCTCAATCGATGGGATGACCGCTGACTTTGCCCGCATTGACTGGGATGTGTTGCAGAAGATTTCTGCACGCATTGTTAATGAGGTTGGGCATGTTAACCGCGTAGTCTATGACATCACTTCCAAGCCACCAGCCACCGTGGAATGGGAATAA